The window TTCCTCAGTAATTTAGTCAACAGATTGCGATATAATTTGTACTGTTGATGAATTGGCGAGTTTTCACAGTGTCGTTTTGTTTTAGAAAACATTCTTTGtttgttgtacttgggcctcagcccaagtacatttgttttcattccgtgggaaaaaactctgtaaggtataaccatttcttgctgagaccagggagggcaaaatgtcttggcttcatctttcttggcataataaatggcgtaatgatgctaacttaatagaagtgctgctctcagccagtcatgaataagtgagatgtgaatataaatgcttctctatctgaatttttgccacaaaatcttctgaatataatcaaaatgtgcatcgaaatgcaacaattaatgcaccctccgtttcctaagcgatggcacgacccttgctacacccactggacgagccaaagtgggaggggtaatttcagtttggtcgaacaagagggctcgagaccagaatttaacatttaaacttgtttttaattgaaACCAGGAGACCTTTTGTAACCAAGGTTTCCGTACACGCTTACGTGGCATTGTAATCGCCATATCATGAAACAACTTGTAAAAATTATCGTAAGCAGCATTAGCATCATTTGCATTATAAACATCATACCAAGAAATATTAGCCAAGTCAGCTTTAAAAGAGACTGGATCAAAAGAGGAAAAGTCTCATGCTTGTAATCAGATGTTTTGACATTGAATACATGTCGTAGCTCTTTAAAGATTGCGAAAATAGGATAATGGTCACTTATATCAATTTCGATAGTACCCGCTTCAATGAAATAATCACGGAAATTTACGAGACAATGATCTATTGATGTGGAGCTATGACCAGTCACTCTAGTCGGTATATCCACAACTTGATAAAAGTTATTTCCATAAGAGTAGCGATATAATCATTCAACACATTACTGTTCCCGGCTGCATCAATGTTGAAGTCACCTAACAAGACACATTTCTTATTACTCAAACTTAATTTATCAAGGCAGTCTGTCAGACTGATCAGGAATTCCTCAGTAGATGTATTTGGTTTTCGGTATATAACGCCTATTATGACCTTAGTATTATCAAGTACcgtttcaacaaaaatgcattcGCAATGACTTAGTACAACAGAGTCAATTACAGAATATGACAGTGATTCGTGTAGATAAAGACCAACACCTCCACCTTTAGAACCGATTCTACATTTATGGATGAAATTATAAGAAGGGAGGTTACATAATGATGTATCAACACCTTGCTCCAACCACGTTTCACTAAGGgcaatgacagaaaatttgcatttcaaaagtgaaagaataGCTGACAGGTCATCAATGTGACTTCTGATCGATCTGATATTCAAATGAAGAGCTGAAAAAGTTTTCAAGGTCAAAAGAgagtcattgtcattgaattcaTCCAGAGTATATGGTTTGCAATTGTAGTTACCTGACAAGGAATAGTCTGTTGACTCGCCGATGTTGAGTGAAACTACACGTTACGCTGTGGAGAAGTTCAAACAATTTTAGTAAGGCTCTCTTCATTTGGAATGTAGAGAGTGGGTGACCGGTCATCTCTCTTTGTGAGGATTTTACCATATTGCGTTCACATGTATCTCCACCCGCATTCCTTCTTCAGGGCGTCAAGTTGTCGTTGGTGAATATGTCGTTTTCCACTTCATAACCAAGATCGGATGTTTTAAACCATGATAAGTTTTTACGTTGCTTATAGACTGAATCGCGGACTTTTCTGCTAGTGAAGCGTACTATGATTGAGGGTGGGAAACGCGTGTTGGTGCGTTCATTACCAGGTGGTTGACGTTTCTTGATACGATGTGACACGTCAATGTCCGCTCCAGTTACGTCCTTTGCAATGAGTTGAACGACTTTCAGAGAGATTGAATCGGTATTTTCATTTGGTAGCTCTGGTATGCCTCTTATTTCGATATTTTCACGTCTTATGTATTGATCCAAGTCGTCGTAGCTACTTTCTAAGTTGGAAATGCTTGTTTTGAGTTTTTCGTTGTCCTCTATGAGAGCACGATTTACGGCTTTGATTTCTTCCATATCTTTCTTATTTTCTTCGTACATGGCATTGATAAAACTCATTGACTTATCTACCTGTTGCAGATGAGCTTCCAAAATGTCTATTTTCTTCAGCTTTTCGTTGATGCTGCGTATTTCTTTCAGAATGGTCAGAATATTATCCTCGTCATGGCCAGCATGACCAGGGTCCACCGCTGACGCCGTTTCACTTGGAAAACGTTTTATCTTGCATCTGTTACAGAGTTGTAAATCTCCTTGACACAACTGTACACCCCTTGTTGCTTTGCAGTCGTTGCACTTCATTGTGTTAGTCTGCTGAGCTATCTGGCTTGAATTGTAAGAAAAGACCAAAATATCGAGGGAGCCGACGCACCACGCTGCTGACTCTTTTCAAGATGGCGCTTATCTTGCGTCTGTTACAGAGTTGTAAATCTCCTTGACACAACTGTACACCCCTTGTTGCTTTGCAGTCGTTGCACTTCATTGTAGTTGAGTCATTACATTTGCTAACTCTGGTTACGTTtcctaaatatcaaaccaaTCAATTTTAACATGCCACGTTGTTTCTTCGACAGCGACCACAACAAGTACAGTGAGCAGTGACAGTTCGCGAGCTTGGGCGCGTAGCCCGGTCACACCATCAATGAACGTTCAGTGTAGTCCACAGCCGTCGACGTCCGCGATGTATACGGGCTGTtttatctgcttattttcctgcAAGAGTGTTGGCATTTTGGCTAATCACTCTGAAAGGCGCTTTCGTACTTTAAACATTTCCATCGTCAGTATTGCCTATTTCAGTCTATTTTTAAATgtatgtttattgtttgtttgttttatgggGGATTCATTATGGATTCATTATAAAAATTTACTTCCGTCGCGAGCATCACCACTGAATACGACAACATACAACACAAGTGTACATGCATGGTTACAGAAATATGATTATTTCGCAAATGAAAAAAGACAACATAACTGCAAACTATAAGTCATGCGAAGAATTTATCTACATAAGTGACTAAATTTTACCAGGTTACCAGCAACTCAATTTGGTCTCTCacgtttgtaaattttcagtgattttcgtAATGTTCAAGGGTCATGACTGTGAAGGCtaacataaacattttacatcGCATAGCCACGGTGGACATGTGAATATGCTTCCTTGTTTAGACATGATAAGGATCGGATATTGCCAAACTGTCGGTCATATTTCCAGCTGTCAATGTGAATGACAGATACATTGTTCGGTCGacccacagtcgctcgagagctattcagctctgggactattcgccccatagacgagtatacagaagcgagaaataccccaagtcaggaaacagaatggctataaaaaccgcgCCATgtaacattccgtgtccgatttcactgtgaaaattagcaagttcatctatcatgcaaccgttgatcgttccctatcattctcaaagtTCATACCTGATaatttatctgattcaaaaacgcttgtttcgtgtgattttcggcgaattcgacggacacctcgccaaaacctgggggtgagcaacattccggtcacctcttgggtacctccactttactgacgttggcgccgcctacccatgagggatgactggaatgttgctcacgcttatgttttggccaggtgtctctcgaactcggccgaaaatcacaggaaatgagcattttgtaagcaaatgaagtatcaggtatgaattttcgtgtgattttcggcccagttcagaagacacgtcgccaaaacataaggcatgaacaaccttccagtcacccctcatgggtacgcggcgctaacgtcagtaaagtggaggtgcccaacgtccactgtaaggtgaccggaatgttgctcacgcttatgttttagcgacgtgtccgtcgaattcggccgaaaatcacacaaaacgagcgtttgtgaagcaaatcaagtaccaggtatgaattttgagaatgatagggaacggtcgacggttacatgatagatgaacttgctacttttcacggtaaaatcgaacgtcgaagatgacatggtggcacaatccctatacgaaatagccatttcattcctgacttggggtatttctcgcttctgtatactcgtctatggggcgaatagtcccagagctgaatagctctcgagcgactgtggtcgACCCACTGTACTGGTCGCTTGCGCTGCGCGCTGTAGTGTGGACGCCATGTTGAACCAGAGTTGAACTGAGCGGTACTTCTCTTGCACATGCGTACAAAGTCGATTACGTTGCATTCCGTGTGTCAACATCATTGAATTTCTCTCCGTCAAGAAATTCACTTCGTCAACATTCTTTATCACGAGGAATGATACACGTTACGTACTGAGGTCAACTAGTAGGTGATTCTTCATGATTCAATATGCTTATTCATGTGAATAGTTCGCGGTAtgcaacaaaaatagtgaaaatattctcaaaagttacagctattatcCCTTTAAAACCAACGTTTCGGCAGTACACAGACTACCTTCTTCAGGGTTACACTAAtggaaaaaaacatgaaaatacaacCTAGATAAGGAATATTGGATAAAATAGGTGTCGAAATAAATTAGATAAAATATCCATGATGTAAAACATAACTGGACAAATCATACATTAAAATCCGAGATTAAATTGACTGAGTAGGAAGTACTCTCCAAGTTTAAAAATAGGATTACATGCCAACAAAAAGTAAATGTATTTCGGAAATTATAAAAGAAAACTAACCTTAGTTCCAAATGCATTAATATAGAAAAGCTCCTTTTTTGTCGTTGCTGAGTATTTGCAGAAGACATTTTACAGAGGCCACTGGCAAGGAAATGACTTTGGTTGTGACCTGGTTGGTTAAAATGTTCAGCAACGAGTGTcaatttgttattcttgattgtatatatattgttattcttgatttttataatcaacatctgtagcaagtttcatcagacTTAGTGCGGTCATTCAGGATATATATCACAAATAACAAATATTCTTACCCTGTTTTAGATACCAAGCTTTCTTACAAAAACAATAACGGGTTGGTTCATACTATGGTTGTGAAAATGTAAAGCCATTCTGGACTGCCGCCCTAATTGAGGTTATGAAAGTCTATTACACcggtaatgctaacttttgattattttttcattatttctattttatatatcaattgcaacttcttattccaCTCCCAACAGAATGTTGAAAAACcaaatattcagcttgtcaacttagtgTTTATAtgtaacaagattggaactaatttgggataattagattttcatatttttttaatttctcaaaagttttaggtgccATATGTTTCAAttgtacaaattactcataaaaacaagtgtgcacTGTAATGTatgaagaaaagcagataagattacctttgtagattaaatcggcattacttcaccattcaattatcccaaattagttccagtcgtgttaatgtataaaatgcattgttattgtttacatttcaattctagtctggaccagaagtcacttttcagcattataatgcagtttacacacgtatgggctgagttgacaagctgaataatgtgcatatcaacatgctttgggggcAGAACAACGAATTAGCAATTAATAGTGTTGattgcgatttcaggtttgttactaagtAAAGCTGCACGTGCGCAACATCGGACAATGCTGCCtaaaattttgacatattttgttgttgcatacgcggctgttgttgcagcttgtagtctgagccataattCATACAAATTAGTGTGTCTTTAagtagccattgtaacactagctggttaaattttcattgtttatgcggaaaatgcggacaaatatttattcatacatattaatgagagaaaaaatgatgtcattgtgATCAGTGCTATAGACCTGATACAGTTTATGTCTTTGTGCACTGTTACAGTACTGCAAGTTGAACTTCTGTACTACGtttcaaacacgattggaactaatgcaACAAACACTTTgagaagtttgaaaaatatgaaaatccaattatcccaaattagttccaatcgtgtttttcattaaaatagatGCATTATTTATGGACATGgtacactaattaggaaagttcatgaaatgtgcaaattagcaattacttAACATGACACCTCCAAATatctttgcacactattacagctctggtatatcagcatctgtacaaagtttcatcagacttcagtcagtatttcttgaaatatcaaGAATGATTTCAGTGTCTTTACATATTCACATTAGGAAGATACAAAGGTAATTTCGGATTCAGATTATACAGTCTGAATAAACCAAGAGTTATTTTGGATTAAGATGATGTAGCTCTGAATTAAAAAAGTGAATGCTCAGGggccaaatttgattgttttgtgGAAGGAAATAGCATGTATAAAGAGACCATAGGGTACTATACGTAGACCAAGTTTTTAAACAAGCAATATAGCTCCGccgtgtttatgtagagaataactattttagacacatgtgttgatgaaggtggaaatctttgatagctaatttcagtgacaaaaaaaatggcaaaaatacacaattgaagatttcatcataatttgaatatatcacattcagaTCATCCCTAAAAACATATCAactaaagctatctgacgagttttgagaataaaattttctgacgaaaaaaggcaaaaattgcccccaaaattaaatatttcagatttcattataatttcaatatatcatgatattaaaataataacttggaacctgtataccagatatcaaaggtatcagacaagtagtttttgaaaaacaaattttttgaccaaaaatggcaaaaattgccacaaaaatacaaaattgcagatttcatcataatttcaatatatatcattaagtttatctgtaggagcctgcattccaaatttcaaaactatcagacgaGTGGTTttggaaaaacacatttttgaccaaagatggcaaaaattgccccaacgatacaaaattgcagatttcatcataatttcaatatatatatatatatatatatatatattatatatatatatatatatatatatatatatatatatatatatgacttaGCTcgtctgtagaaacctgtataccaaatttcaaagctgtcagacaagtactttttgagaaacaatttttttgaccaaaaatggtaaaattgccacaaaaatacaaaatggtagattttatcataatttgtatATCGCATTTTgctcatccctatgaacctgtataccaaatatcaaagctgtcagacaagcagttttgatgaaacaaacattttgaccaaaaatgacaaaacttgccttaaaaatacaaacatgcaaatttcaccacgatttgaacaaatctaactgaaggcaccctaagtaaactgcatatcaaatttcaaagcaatcggacatgcggtttcagagatgatttttttcaccaaaaacagcaaaaaatgccccaaaaatataaatatgcaaatttcaccacgatttgaacaaactttcgtgaggtcaccccaagtgaactgcatatgaaatttcaaagcaagacTTGCGGTTTaagagaaggcaattgttgacggatgcACGACAACGAcagaaaatcagcctatttgataagctcaatgtcgctgacagcagagctaaaaatgCTTCACAGGTGTCTGAAAAAAGGCTGGTGATGGATGCATGTACGGATGGGACCTTATCTATAAGTCTCACTTTCACCCTACGAAATCAGAGACAGATATCACACTGAATGGGAAAGTAACGAGATCTtaaaaaaacatagggccaaagtccctgaagctactatagacatagatacaaaatttaagtatttcctgactgtatgaaattatctcactgaGGTCATCcgagggacctgtaaaccaaatattaaagctgtctgaccagcggttttgaaaataCAAGTGACCCAACTGTTGACAGAgttctgctgtgttatgtagagaataacttattgtgacatatgtattgatgaagaaggttgatatctttgatagctcatttcaggatggcttgaccaaaaatggcaaaattagctgcaaaaatacaaaattgaagatttcatcataatttcaatatatgacattaagataaagcctaggaacctgtataccaaatatcaaaactatcaaatgagtaacttttgagaaacaaacattttgaccaaaaatggcaaaaattgacctaaaaatacaaaaattgaagatttcatcaaatttcaatatatcacactgagacaacccctaggaacctgtataccaaatatcaaaggcatcagacaagtagtttttgagaaacatattttttgatcaaaaatggcaaaaattgcaccaaaaatacaaaattgcagatttcgtcatatagtcaatatatcatattaagtttatctgtaggaacctgtataccaaatatcaaagttgtcagacgagcggttttgatgaaataaagttttgaccaaaaatgacaaaaaaattccttaaaaatacagatttgcatatttcatcacaatttgaacaaatctaagtttggttatccctagggacctatataccaaataacaaagctgtctgaccagtggttatgaagaagaagattttttgccaaaaacgcctttttggcactaatttgcatattttaataatatcaaaaaattaaacaaattgtttctcaaaatcatatttttaatctacacaacatatatcaaatcagtaagtactgctgttctcaagatatttgagtggacggacgcctcacaaacggacatacatacatacatacatacatacatacatacatagagactgacgccggacgccggacggatacccatcccaatagcttctatagactatagtctatagtagctaaaaatatacCTTCTTATTGAGATTGTCGATTCTATGAATGACCAAATTCTGATGTCTCTAAatggtgatgaaatttgtatCCCTATGTTTTTGTTGCTAATTACCATGCTTTGTTCTTCACATCATCTtttttgaaacttctgaaaattttttgtgtTGGTGACTTGAGTAATGTCTTCCTTAAGTGTGGTGAAATTGGTAAATTTTAGGGATAATAAACTCACCTGTTTTATAACATATCATTTTTGACCAGCTTATGTTTGGTGATGATATTAGAGAACTAAACGCGTATAGGCTCGACATCCAGCACATATACATTGTTCACATGAAACAAGTGAGAAGATGCAAAGATCATTGGTTGCAGTATGTCTggaataaatcgaatatcgaaatttggtgAAGAACAGGAAGTTCTATTTGTCTATTTTTTCTGGTGTTGACCTTTGCCTCACTACTCTTAAATCTGAGTACCTAGACATTCTTTTGCTCCATAAGCTGGACCAAATTCTTGTATTGCATTTGCGAAATGAAAGGGCCAGATTCACGACAAAAACCATGCTTAGCGCATTATCTTCTAAGGCTGCGCTCTAACACGCCTCTTGCGTCGAGATAAAGACTTTGGATATAGCTGCTGATATATCTGTAACTTTTTCCGGATTCAAGAAGTGCTTCTTGTAACTATCGTCGACTGACAGCCGTTCTAGATCCATATCTGTCGTTGTGCTagactttcagatcagcctCTGTCCGAGTAAACAGTGTCTCACTACAGTAAGTACGACATCGATAGAAAGAATCAGGCTTTATTTTAGGCATCAGTTGAGAAAAGGTAGACAGTATACTGAGTAGAGGCGCGGCGCGGATCATCACTAAAAATGTTAACTAGGTTGCATGGGTCAAAAC of the Ptychodera flava strain L36383 chromosome 20, AS_Pfla_20210202, whole genome shotgun sequence genome contains:
- the LOC139119548 gene encoding uncharacterized protein → MKCNDCKATRGVQLCQGDLQLCNRCKIKRFPSETASAVDPGHAGHDEDNILTILKEIRSINEKLKKIDILEAHLQQVDKSMSFINAMYEENKKDMEEIKAVNRALIEDNEKLKTSISNLESSYDDLDQYIRRENIEIRGIPELPNENTDSISLKVVQLIAKDVTGADIDVSHRIKKRQPPGNERTNTRFPPSIIVRFTSRKVRDSVYKQRKNLSWFKTSDLGYEVENDIFTNDNLTP